In Dehalococcoidia bacterium, the following are encoded in one genomic region:
- a CDS encoding NifU family protein: MTTDTTTSDQETFLAELDSTLDEMRPYVHSHGGELNLVEWLPDEGRLKLQLAGNCHGCPMSMVTMKLGIERIVQDRFPQVKVVEAIRVDEYDYPELGA; the protein is encoded by the coding sequence ATGACCACGGACACCACGACCTCTGACCAGGAAACGTTCCTCGCTGAACTGGATTCCACGCTCGATGAGATGCGGCCGTACGTACACTCGCACGGCGGCGAGCTGAACCTCGTCGAGTGGCTGCCGGACGAGGGACGGCTGAAGTTGCAACTCGCCGGCAACTGCCACGGCTGCCCGATGAGCATGGTGACGATGAAGCTGGGCATCGAGCGGATCGTGCAGGATCGTTTTCCGCAGGTGAAGGTGGTGGAGGCGATCCGCGTCGACGAGTACGACTATCCGGAGTTGGGCGCGTAG